From the Pirellulales bacterium genome, one window contains:
- a CDS encoding creatininase family protein translates to MSKPSDVLLGKLTRREFRERMRSGELQACIIPVAATEQHLEHLAMEHDWRSAVHVAVNVAERLRPKVLVAQGLMSGVSEHHMKHPGTLSLRPGTFLAVVNDMIESMSRAGFHHILVLNGHGGNVAPCRGIWEQFQRIVPANLHFLSYWDVLTATDASDLLTGGHRIPDDMPGHAQEFETSLGLAAFPENVRQDMWADQEDPTPSLSKASTGQGFWDRIIPRVADYLQDMIEGRRVNPTPPYHP, encoded by the coding sequence ATGAGCAAACCCAGCGACGTGCTACTTGGCAAATTGACGCGCCGCGAATTTCGCGAGCGCATGCGATCGGGCGAGTTACAGGCCTGCATCATTCCCGTGGCTGCCACCGAGCAACATCTCGAGCACCTGGCCATGGAGCACGACTGGCGCAGCGCCGTCCACGTCGCAGTGAACGTGGCCGAACGGTTACGTCCTAAGGTGCTCGTCGCTCAGGGCCTGATGTCCGGAGTCAGCGAACATCACATGAAACATCCGGGCACGCTCAGCCTGCGCCCCGGCACGTTTCTGGCCGTGGTGAACGACATGATCGAGAGTATGTCGCGGGCCGGTTTCCATCACATACTGGTCCTGAATGGCCATGGCGGCAACGTCGCGCCGTGTCGTGGGATTTGGGAGCAGTTTCAGCGTATCGTGCCAGCCAATTTACACTTTTTGTCGTACTGGGATGTGCTGACCGCGACGGATGCAAGCGATCTGCTGACCGGCGGACATCGCATACCGGACGACATGCCAGGGCACGCGCAAGAGTTCGAAACCAGTCTGGGGCTGGCTGCGTTTCCCGAGAACGTGCGACAAGACATGTGGGCTGACCAGGAAGATCCGACGCCTTCGTTGTCGAAAGCGTCAACCGGTCAAGGGTTTTGGGACCGCATAATCCCGCGTGTCGCGGATTACTTGCAGGACATGATCGAAGGGCGACGCGTAAACCCGACGCCCCCCTATCATCCCTAG
- a CDS encoding STAS domain-containing protein, with product MADFKSFSVKQLGPVALIQPREQEIVGRNLINDLADDLVEYAQKEKPTNVVVSLKQVSRYSSEAIGGLIRLERRVRAQGGRVKLCMNKELRELFRVTRLDGTLFEIFESESEAVASFFEKGKEPAGG from the coding sequence ATGGCGGATTTCAAGAGTTTTAGCGTCAAACAGCTCGGCCCGGTCGCACTGATTCAGCCGCGCGAGCAAGAAATTGTCGGCCGGAACTTGATCAACGACCTGGCCGACGATTTGGTTGAATACGCCCAGAAAGAAAAGCCCACGAACGTGGTCGTTTCGCTGAAACAGGTGAGCCGGTATTCGTCCGAAGCAATCGGTGGCCTGATCCGCCTTGAGCGGCGCGTGCGCGCCCAAGGAGGCCGGGTTAAGCTGTGCATGAATAAGGAACTGCGAGAACTATTCCGCGTAACTCGTCTCGACGGCACGTTGTTCGAAATCTTCGAGTCCGAGTCAGAGGCCGTGGCGTCGTTCTTCGAGAAGGGGAAAGAGCCGGCCGGTGGTTAA
- a CDS encoding SDR family oxidoreductase, which yields MRTFLVTGGAGFVGSHIVAALLARGDRVRILDNFCTGHRKNIPSDSRVELHEGDLTDPAAVARAVAGVECIFHEAALASVPRSLETPLDTNAACVTGTVVLLDAARKAGVRRVVYAGSSSAYGDKLASSKRESDLPGPLSPYAAAKLSAEFYCQAFAHSFGIETVTLRYFNVFGPRQDPNSPYSAVIPLFVTSMLAGRSPVVYGDGGQSRDFTFVGNVVHGNLLAADAKGVSGRVFNVANGRSTNLLKLIELLNEYLGTDVEPVFKPPRTGDVRESLADISEARRALGYEPQVEFEEGLRRTIAYYRDAAVLK from the coding sequence ATGCGAACATTCTTAGTAACAGGCGGCGCGGGCTTTGTCGGTTCGCACATTGTCGCGGCATTGCTGGCACGCGGCGATCGGGTGCGCATTCTCGATAATTTCTGTACAGGGCACCGGAAGAATATCCCAAGCGACTCGCGCGTCGAGTTGCACGAAGGAGACCTGACCGATCCGGCGGCCGTGGCTCGGGCGGTCGCCGGAGTAGAGTGCATCTTTCACGAGGCTGCGCTGGCCAGCGTCCCGCGCAGTCTCGAAACCCCACTCGATACCAATGCCGCGTGCGTGACGGGAACCGTAGTCCTGTTGGACGCCGCGCGCAAGGCGGGGGTTCGCCGCGTGGTTTATGCCGGCAGCAGTAGCGCCTACGGGGACAAGCTGGCCAGTTCGAAACGCGAAAGCGACCTGCCCGGGCCATTGTCCCCCTACGCAGCCGCCAAGCTATCCGCCGAATTCTATTGCCAGGCGTTCGCGCACAGTTTCGGAATCGAAACCGTGACCCTGCGGTATTTCAATGTCTTTGGTCCGCGGCAGGATCCCAATAGCCCTTACTCGGCGGTGATCCCACTCTTTGTTACATCGATGCTGGCAGGCCGCAGCCCCGTGGTTTACGGCGACGGCGGGCAATCTCGCGATTTCACCTTTGTTGGCAACGTTGTACACGGCAACCTACTGGCCGCCGACGCAAAGGGGGTCAGCGGGCGAGTGTTTAACGTGGCCAACGGCCGCTCGACGAACCTGCTGAAGTTGATCGAGCTTTTGAACGAGTACCTGGGCACGGACGTGGAGCCCGTTTTCAAGCCGCCGCGCACGGGCGACGTGCGTGAAAGCCTGGCCGATATCAGCGAGGCCCGTCGAGCACTCGGCTACGAGCCGCAGGTCGAGTTCGAGGAAGGTCTGCGGCGCACGATCGCCTATTATCGCGACGCTGCCGTACTGAAATAG
- a CDS encoding PmoA family protein, whose amino-acid sequence MPLCRPLFVIATLLIATTSLVASAFAGDIAVEKFDGGVHVTLDGKPFTDYLIHNGPKPILWPIIGPGGHEMTRNYPMKMVQTEKRDHPHHRSLWFTHGSVNGIDFWSETPATGKQIHRDFLKCEAADGKATISTSNDWVSYDGKKQLEDIRTVTLSGDADRRVIDFDITLKASEGPVRFGDTKEGTMGLRVPTALDARQLGTRGEIVNSEGIKDAKTWGKQAPWVDYHGVIDGDPVGIAILNHPSSFRFPTYWHVRDYGLFAANPFGLHDFHGSKDEKEGEFTLPQGESITLRYRFLFHRGNESDGGVAKAFEAYSQEARP is encoded by the coding sequence ATGCCTCTTTGCCGTCCGCTTTTCGTAATAGCCACCCTGCTGATCGCAACGACATCGCTAGTTGCGTCAGCATTTGCCGGTGACATCGCGGTCGAGAAGTTCGACGGGGGCGTACATGTCACGCTCGACGGCAAGCCATTCACCGATTACCTGATCCATAACGGTCCAAAGCCAATTCTGTGGCCGATCATCGGTCCCGGTGGACACGAAATGACTCGCAACTACCCTATGAAAATGGTGCAAACCGAGAAGCGTGACCATCCGCATCATCGCTCGCTGTGGTTCACGCATGGCAGCGTTAATGGTATCGACTTCTGGAGCGAAACGCCCGCCACCGGTAAGCAGATCCATCGAGATTTCTTGAAGTGCGAGGCCGCGGATGGCAAGGCCACGATAAGTACCTCGAACGACTGGGTCAGCTATGACGGCAAGAAACAACTCGAGGACATCCGCACGGTTACCCTCAGCGGTGACGCCGATCGTCGCGTGATCGATTTCGACATTACGCTCAAGGCCAGCGAGGGCCCTGTTCGCTTTGGCGATACCAAAGAAGGGACGATGGGGTTGCGGGTTCCGACGGCACTCGACGCCCGGCAACTCGGTACGCGCGGCGAAATCGTCAATAGTGAAGGCATCAAGGACGCCAAGACCTGGGGTAAACAAGCGCCGTGGGTCGACTATCACGGTGTCATCGACGGCGATCCGGTCGGCATCGCGATCTTGAATCATCCCAGCAGCTTCCGTTTCCCCACGTACTGGCACGTACGCGACTACGGCCTGTTCGCGGCAAACCCCTTCGGCCTGCACGATTTTCACGGCTCGAAGGATGAGAAAGAGGGAGAATTCACGCTGCCGCAAGGGGAATCGATCACCCTGCGTTATCGCTTCCTGTTCCATCGCGGCAACGAGAGCGATGGTGGTGTCGCCAAGGCCTTTGAAGCCTATTCGCAAGAGGCGCGGCCGTAA
- a CDS encoding carbon storage regulator: MLVLSRRENERIKLGDSIVVTVVRVSRDKVRLGIEAPADMLVLREELETAANAALKASDEKIEGASC; this comes from the coding sequence ATGCTCGTCCTGTCGCGCCGCGAAAATGAACGCATAAAACTTGGAGACTCGATCGTCGTCACGGTCGTGCGAGTCAGCCGAGATAAAGTCCGCCTTGGCATCGAGGCCCCCGCCGATATGTTGGTTCTCCGCGAGGAACTAGAGACGGCGGCGAATGCTGCGTTAAAAGCAAGCGACGAGAAAATCGAAGGCGCGAGTTGTTAA
- a CDS encoding DUF1501 domain-containing protein — translation MFRLRTGRRGFLAVGAAGMGLSLPGLLRVRQAQAEQKNYEHISAKAQSVIHIFLPGGMAHQESFDPKPYAPIEYRGELSSVATKIPGHHFSESLPKTAEIADKITVIRSMTHGEAAHERGTHNMFTGYKPSPALVFPSMGSVVSHEYGPRNNLPPYVCIPNQLNEFAGTGYLSSSYAPFGLGSDPAVKGFQVRDLNMAGGVDEIRFDRRKSALAAVNDYFHAKEKSDAITAMDTFYDRAYSLISSKEAREAFNIDAEPDAIRDEYGRHEAGQRMLMARRLVTAGVRFVALTYSGWDMHNGIAAGMRGALPGFDQGFSTLVRDLDRMGKLDDTLIMVSTEFGRTPKINANAGRDHWPKVFSVVLAGGGVKRGTIYGSSNAVASEPEDDPIEPPDLATTIYHQLGIVADKELMAPGNRPIEIVDGGQVRKELLA, via the coding sequence ATGTTTAGACTTCGCACTGGTCGTCGTGGATTCCTTGCCGTCGGCGCTGCCGGAATGGGCTTGTCCTTGCCCGGACTGCTCCGCGTCCGACAAGCTCAAGCCGAGCAGAAGAACTACGAGCACATCTCGGCGAAAGCCCAGAGCGTGATTCACATCTTCTTGCCCGGCGGAATGGCGCATCAGGAATCGTTCGATCCGAAGCCCTATGCACCGATCGAATACCGCGGCGAACTAAGCTCAGTCGCGACGAAAATCCCCGGGCATCATTTTTCGGAATCGCTGCCGAAGACGGCCGAGATCGCCGACAAGATCACCGTCATCCGCTCGATGACCCACGGCGAAGCCGCCCACGAGCGTGGCACGCACAACATGTTCACCGGCTACAAGCCCTCGCCGGCGCTGGTCTTCCCCAGCATGGGCAGCGTGGTCAGCCACGAATACGGTCCTCGCAATAACCTACCTCCTTACGTCTGCATTCCCAATCAGCTCAACGAATTCGCGGGGACCGGCTATCTGAGTTCGTCGTATGCTCCCTTCGGATTAGGATCCGATCCCGCCGTGAAGGGCTTTCAGGTTCGCGATCTGAACATGGCCGGCGGCGTTGACGAGATTCGCTTCGATCGTCGCAAGTCGGCGTTGGCCGCCGTGAACGACTACTTCCATGCGAAGGAGAAGTCCGACGCCATCACGGCCATGGACACGTTCTACGATCGGGCCTACAGCTTGATTAGTTCCAAAGAAGCCCGCGAGGCGTTCAACATCGATGCCGAACCGGATGCCATCCGCGACGAATATGGCCGCCACGAGGCGGGCCAACGGATGTTGATGGCCCGCCGTCTGGTCACGGCCGGCGTGCGGTTCGTCGCGTTGACCTATTCCGGCTGGGACATGCACAACGGCATTGCCGCCGGCATGCGAGGTGCCTTGCCAGGCTTCGATCAGGGCTTCTCGACGCTTGTCCGCGACCTCGACCGGATGGGGAAGCTGGACGACACCTTGATCATGGTTTCGACCGAATTCGGCCGCACGCCGAAAATCAATGCCAACGCCGGACGCGACCACTGGCCCAAGGTGTTCAGCGTTGTGCTCGCAGGCGGTGGCGTTAAACGGGGAACGATCTACGGTTCTTCGAATGCCGTGGCCAGCGAGCCCGAGGACGACCCGATCGAGCCGCCAGATTTGGCGACCACGATCTATCATCAGTTGGGAATCGTGGCCGACAAAGAGCTCATGGCCCCCGGAAATCGTCCGATCGAAATCGTCGACGGCGGCCAGGTGCGCAAGGAACTGCTGGCTTAG